TGACGATCAAGATCGACGCGGCCCGCGACGCCGTGCAGCGCGCGTCGCTGTCGCCGGCGTCGTCGCGGCACCGCGTCGTCGTGGTCGAGGACGCCGACCGCATGGTCGAGCGCACGTCGAACACGCTGCTGAAGGCGCTCGAGGAGCCGCCGGAGGACACGGTGTGGATCCTGTGCGCGCCCGGCGAGTCCGACCTGCTGCCCACGATCCGCTCGCGCGTGCGCACGGTGTCGCTCGGCGTGCCCGACGCGGATGCCGTCGCGCGCCTGCTCGTCGAGCGCGACGGCGTCGACCCCGGGCTCGCGGCGCAGGTGGCGCGCGAGGCGCAGAGCCACATCGGCATGGCGCGCAGGCTCGCGACGAACGACGAGGCGCGCTCGCGCCGTGCCGAGACGCTCGACCTCGCGCTGCGCGTGCAGACCGCGGGCCACGCGGTGCTCGCCGCCGCCCGGTTCATCGAGATCGCGGGCGCAGACGCCGAGGCGCTCGGTGCCGACCAGGACGCCGCCGAGCGCGACCAGGCGCTGCGCCAGATGGGCATCGCGCCCGGCGGCACGGTGCCGCCGCAGCTGCGCAGGCAGCTGCGCGAGCTGGAGTCGCTGCAGAAGGAGCGCGCGAAGCGCGGCCTGCGCGACGGCGTCGACCGCATCCTCGTCGACCTGCTCTCGCTCTTCCGCGACATCCTGCTGACGCAGCTCGGCGTCGCGCACGAGCTCGTGAACGCGGCGCAGCAGCAGCGCATCGAGGAGGCGGCGCGCGGTCGCCGCCCCGAGGACACGCTCGCGGTGCTCGACGCCATCCAGGTGACGCGCGAGCGCATCGAGGCGAACGTGCCTGCGCTGCTGGCGCTCGAGGCGCTGCTCGTCGTCGTCGCCGCGCCCGACGCGCGCTGACCCGAGCGCGTGGAGGCGCGCGCCCGTAGCATGAGCGCGGACGAAGGGACCCCCTCCATGGCATCGAGGCTCCGCCGCAGCGGCATCGCCGTCGCGCTCGCAGCATCCATCGCGGTCGCGCTCTCGGGCTGCATCGTGCTGCCGCCGAACCTCGTCCCCGGCCCCGGCGGCACGACGCCGACGACGCCCGCGACCGGCCAGCCCCTCGAGTTCACGCCGACGGGGGAGGACGTGGATGCGGGCCTCGAGCCGTACTACGCGCAGGACGTCGACTGGACGCTGTGCGCCGGCGGCTACACGTGCGGCACGATCGACGCCCCGATGGACTGGTTCACCCCCGAGGACGGCCGCTCGATCGAGGTGAGCATGATCATCCGGCCCGCCGACGGCGAGGTGTGGGGCTCGATGCTCTACAACCCCGGCGGTCCCGGCGGCTCGGGCCTCGAGTACGTGCGCAGCTACGCCGACTACCTCGTCGCCCCCGAGGTGCTCGAGCACTACAACCTCGTCGGCTTCGACCCCCGCGGCGTCGGCCAGTCGACGCCGATCACCTGCTACGACGACCCGTCGACGCTGTACGACTACCTGTGGGAGATCCCCGAGGGTCCCGCGCCCGAGCCGCTGTCCGACGAGGCCCTGCAGCAGCAGCTCGACGACGCCGGCGAGTTCGGCGACGCGTGCCTGCAGTACACGGGCGAGGCGCTGGAGTTCATGGGCACCGAGCAGGCGGCGAGCGACATGGACCTCATGCGCGCGCTGCTCGGCGAGGAGCACCTGCAGTACCTGGGCGTCTCGTACGGCACGCTGCTGGGCGCGACGTACGCCGACCTCTTCCCCGACCACGTGGGCCGCTTCGTGCTCGACGCCGCCGTCGCACCCGATGCGACCGACGCCGAGGGCACGCTCTTCCAGGCGGGCGGCTTCGAGCTGGCGCTGCGCAACTGGATGGCCGACTGCCTGAGCGTGGGCACGTGCCCGTTCACGGCGGGCGACGTCGACGGCGCCATGCAGCAGGTCGGCACGCTGCTGAGCGACCTCGAGGCGTCGCCGCTCGACGCGAGCGACGGCCGTCAGCTGGGCTCGAGCGCCATGTTCACGGCCGTCGCGGCGAACCTGTACTCGCCGTCGCAGTGGGGCACGCTGCGCTCGGTGTTCGCCGACGTGCTGAACGGCTCGGCCGACTCGGCGTTCGCCGAGGCCGACCGCTACTACGGCGTGAACCCCGACGGCACGTTCGCCGACAACTCCTTCGAGGCGCTCATCGGCGTCAACTGCCTCGACGCCCCGGCGGTGACGGACTTCGACGAGGTGCGCGCGAACGCCGAGGCGATCCGCGCGGTCGCGCCGACGCTGTGGCAGCAGTTCTCGGGCATGTCGACGTGCGCGGCGTGGCCGTTCGCAGCGACGCGCGAGCCGCACGTCATCACGGCGCCGGGCGCCGAGCCGATCATCGTCATCGGCGGCCTCAACGACCCGGCGACGCCGTACGAGCAGTCGGTGTCGCTCGCCGACCAGCTCGAGAGCGGCGTGCTCATCTCGGTGGATGCCGAGGGTCACTCGCAGTACAACCAGGGCAACGCGTGCGTCGACGACCCGGTGAACGAGTACTTCCTCACCGGCACGGCGCCGTCGGGGGACATCGACGGCTGCTGACCGCATCCACGATTCGCTGCAACCTTGCAGTGACTGCAACAATGGAGCCATGACGGACGAAGGACTGCGCGCGCGCAAGCGCCGCCGCACCAGCGCTGCGATCCAGCGCGCCGCCCTCGAGCTCGCCCTCGAGCGCGGCGACCTGCACCCGCCGGTCGACGCCATCGCGTCGCGCGCCGACGTGAGCCCGCGCACGTTCTTCAACTACTTCGCGACGCGCGACGAGGCGCTCGTGGGGGAGCCCATGCAGTTCCCCGACGACGCCGACCCCACGGTCGGCACCGACCTGCTCGACATGCTCGAGACCATCTCGCTGCAGGTGCTCGGCGACCGCGAGCTCG
The sequence above is a segment of the Agrococcus jejuensis genome. Coding sequences within it:
- a CDS encoding DNA polymerase III subunit delta' codes for the protein MTTDPWGEIIGQDDAVATLRRAAASPGTSAMTHAWLITGPPGSGRSNLAFAFATALLSPAGTIDERVAIQVAARTHPDLVVLATEGVTIKIDAARDAVQRASLSPASSRHRVVVVEDADRMVERTSNTLLKALEEPPEDTVWILCAPGESDLLPTIRSRVRTVSLGVPDADAVARLLVERDGVDPGLAAQVAREAQSHIGMARRLATNDEARSRRAETLDLALRVQTAGHAVLAAARFIEIAGADAEALGADQDAAERDQALRQMGIAPGGTVPPQLRRQLRELESLQKERAKRGLRDGVDRILVDLLSLFRDILLTQLGVAHELVNAAQQQRIEEAARGRRPEDTLAVLDAIQVTRERIEANVPALLALEALLVVVAAPDAR
- a CDS encoding alpha/beta hydrolase translates to MASRLRRSGIAVALAASIAVALSGCIVLPPNLVPGPGGTTPTTPATGQPLEFTPTGEDVDAGLEPYYAQDVDWTLCAGGYTCGTIDAPMDWFTPEDGRSIEVSMIIRPADGEVWGSMLYNPGGPGGSGLEYVRSYADYLVAPEVLEHYNLVGFDPRGVGQSTPITCYDDPSTLYDYLWEIPEGPAPEPLSDEALQQQLDDAGEFGDACLQYTGEALEFMGTEQAASDMDLMRALLGEEHLQYLGVSYGTLLGATYADLFPDHVGRFVLDAAVAPDATDAEGTLFQAGGFELALRNWMADCLSVGTCPFTAGDVDGAMQQVGTLLSDLEASPLDASDGRQLGSSAMFTAVAANLYSPSQWGTLRSVFADVLNGSADSAFAEADRYYGVNPDGTFADNSFEALIGVNCLDAPAVTDFDEVRANAEAIRAVAPTLWQQFSGMSTCAAWPFAATREPHVITAPGAEPIIVIGGLNDPATPYEQSVSLADQLESGVLISVDAEGHSQYNQGNACVDDPVNEYFLTGTAPSGDIDGC